A genome region from Carcharodon carcharias isolate sCarCar2 chromosome 17, sCarCar2.pri, whole genome shotgun sequence includes the following:
- the LOC121289953 gene encoding homeobox protein HMX3-A-like gives MPETAAQESPIPPKESSFSIKNLLNCDRKPSKPKSLLSAVKGVVEGATFSLPHCREPGFPRFEIPAQRFALPAHYLERSPAWWYPCTLSSGVHLPRTEAVEKSSGCARDSSPDRDSPEPALKIESDRKEKEDSKSLEEIVLEESSDAEEQKKEDNNSEDWKKRAESPERKPCRKKKTRTVFSRSQVFQLESTFDMKRYLSSSERAGLAASLHLTETQVKIWFQNRRNKWKRQLAAELEAANMSHAAQRIVRVPILYHENSASESGSPGNAPVTQPLLTFPHPAYYSHPVVTSVPLLRPV, from the exons ATGCCCGAGACAGCTGCGCAGGAGAGTCCCATTCCGCCCAAAGAGTCCTCTTTCTCCATTAAAAACCTGCTGAACTGTGATCGAAAGCCCTCGAAGCCTAAGAGTTTGCTTTCGGCGGTGAAAGGGGTAGTTGAGGGCGCTACATTTTCCTTACCTCACTGCAGGGAGCCCGGCTTCCCAAGGTTCGAAATCCCGGCGCAGAGGTTTGCGCTCCCGGCGCACTATCTGGAGAGATCCCCCGCCTGGTGGTACCCCTGCACCCTGTCATCAGGGGTTCATCTGCCGAGGACAGAAG CTGTAGAGAAGAGCAGCGGATGTGCCAGAGACTCGTCTCCAGACAGAGACTCTCCCGAGCCTGCGCTCAAAATCGAGTCGGATCGCAAAGAGAAGGAAGACTCCAAAAGCCTGGAAGAGATCGTACTGGAGGAATCTAGCGACGCAGAGGAACAAAAGAAGGAAGACAATAATAGCGAGGACTGGAAAAAGAGGGCGGAAAGTCCCGAAAGAAAGCCATGTAGGAAGAAGAAAACTCGCACGGtgttctcaaggagtcaggtttTCCAGCTCGAGTCCACCTTCGACATGAAGCGTTACCTGAGCAGCTCGGAGAGAGCAGGGTTGGCCGCCTCTCTCCACCTGACTGAGACCCAGGTGAAGATCTGGTTCCAGAACCGCCGGAATAAGTGGAAAAGGCAGCTGGCTGCCGAACTGGAAGCGGCCAACATGAGCCACGCGGCTCAGAGGATAGTCCGGGTGCCTATCTTATACCACGAGAACTCGGCTTCGGAATCTGGGAGCCCGGGTAACGCACCAGTCACCCAGCCTTTACTAACATTCCCACATCCAGCTTACTACTCACATCCTGTAGTCACATCCGtacccctcctgcggccagtctga
- the LOC121290041 gene encoding homeobox protein HMX2-like — protein sequence MSNKDDITKCSPAPISSFTIQSILGTSSEEERTGCKDNAKVNARKRCLSDSSDEELTEEGYKDLACFCSDSGPTQPCRRHQTISYTCVSNTKGVGTAGEESTERRQQQYLSQDGQVYKEEKEKNCMQTSTDRQREGDRQGNPTKKKTRTVFSRSQVYQLESTFDMKRYLSSSERACLATSLQLTETQVKTWFQNRRNKWKRQLSAELEAANMAHASAQTLVGMPVVFRDNSLLRVPVPRSIAFPAPLYYPGNNLTALPFYNLYNKIEY from the exons ATGAGTAACAAAGACGACATCACAAAGTGTTCTCCAGCTCCGATCTCCAGCTTTACGATACAGTCCATACTTGGGACCTCGTCGGAGGAAGAACGCACAGGTTGCAAAGATAATGCAAAAGTAAATGCCAGGAAGCGCTGTTTATCCGACTCCTCGGACGAAGAGTTAACCGAGGAAGGATACAAAGACCTAGCCTGCTTCTGTTCTGACTCTGGCCCCACACAGCCCTGTCGCAGACACCAGACTATCAGCTACACTTGTGTGA GTAATACTAAAGGAGTTGGCACCGCTGGGGAGGAAAGTACGGAGAGAAGGCAGCAGCAATACCTCTCGCAAGATGGTCAGGTTTacaaagaggaaaaagaaaaaaactgcatGCAGACAtcaacagatagacagagagagggagacagacaaggGAATCCGACCAAGAAGAAGACTCGTACAGTTTTCTCTCGCAGCCAAGTCTACCAGCTAGAATCCACCTTCGACATGAAACGTTACCTGAGCAGCTCGGAAAGAGCCTGCCTCGCCACCAGCCTCCAGCTCACAGAGACCCAGGTCAAAACCTGGTTCCAGAACCGCAGGAACAAGTGGAAGCGACAGCTCTCAGCAGAACTCGAGGCGGCCAACATGGCCCACGCGTCAGCGCAGACTCTAGTAGGAATGCCTGTAGTTTTCAGAGACAATTCTCTTTTGAGGGTTCCAGTCCCCAGATCAATTGCGTTCCCTGCTCCTTTGTACTACCCAGGCAACAACCTTACAGCTCTTCCCTTCTACAATCTCTACAACAAAATCGAATACTGA